Proteins from a single region of Artemia franciscana chromosome 2, ASM3288406v1, whole genome shotgun sequence:
- the LOC136038560 gene encoding zinc finger protein 234-like: MYICEVCNRTFNRESALTAHKRLHVDGEPLTCETCGNRFTNKLEFDQHACGELEDMLASENSDEEDGQQFFSFGGKCQQRQFLAHDKRKKNLPLYREKIKLNEIYGETSPKLKKSSIYDFDARQDEFLTINFDEMPTLCALTPNSNSKHEPSNTPSPSLDESFDENMDENFVLDLRVSPKPGLNRKSNKHFEKKTKAEPESLGKMRPVNKPSLISDSSTDQGSSSEPEHQLRKNGSTCPVCGKIFKALSEMEKHRRIHTGEKPFSCSICDKSFKQKAHLHVHKRVHTGERPYPCNHCNKSFATHSGLRNHLNTTKGQKPFSCPKCSRTFVQRSSLDQHVRIHTGQKPFVCDVCGSSFTQRTNLANHLRVHSGERTFTCDICDKSFAQNSNLIAHVRVHTGEKPFSCQDCGKCFSQKSNLFTHMKCHQIKS; this comes from the coding sequence ATGTATATTTGTGAAGTATGTAACAGGACGTTCAATCGAGAGTCAGCATTGACAGCCCATAAACGACTTCATGTAGATGGGGAGCCATTAACATGTGAGACATGCGGCAATCGTTTTACGAACAAGTTGGAGTTTGATCAGCATGCTTGCGGTGAACTAGAGGACATGCTAGCCTCTGAAAACAGCGATGAAGAAGATGGGCAGCAATTTTTTTCGTTTGGAGGGAAGTGTCAACAGAGACAATTTTTAGCCCAtgacaaaagaaagaagaaccTTCCTTTATATCGAGAGAAAatcaaacttaatgaaatatatGGAGAAACTAgcccaaaattgaaaaaaagttctaTTTATGATTTTGATGCAAGGCAAGATGAATTTCTTACCATAAACTTTGATGAAATGCCTACTCTTTGTGCATTGACGCCAAATAGTAACTCAAAGCATGAACCAAGTAACACTCCTAGTCCTTCACTTGATGAAAGTTTTGATGAAAAcatggatgaaaattttgttttggatttacgGGTAAGTCCTAAGCCAGGACTTAATCGAAAAAGTaataaacattttgagaaaaaaactaaagcagAACCAGAATCTCTGGGTAAAATGAGGCCTGTTAATAAACCTTCATTAATTTCTGATTCATCCACCGATCAAGGGTCAAGCTCAGAGCCAGAGCATCAACTAAGAAAAAATGGAAGTACTTGTCCAGTTTgtggtaaaatttttaaagcgTTATCAGAAATGGAAAAACATAGACGAATTCACACCGGAGAGAAACCTTTCTCTTGTAGTATCTGTGATAAAAGTTTTAAGCAAAAAGCTCATTTACATGTGCATAAGCGTGTACACACTGGTGAGAGGCCATATCCATGCAATCACTGTAATAAATCTTTTGCTACGCATTCTGGCCTGCGAAATCATCTAAATACGACTAAAGGTCAGAAGCCATTCTCTTGCCCTAAATGTAGTAGGACTTTTGTACAGAGGTCCAGCTTGGATCAACATGTTCGAATCCACACAGGACAGAAGCCATTTGTATGTGATGTATGTGGCAGCAGCTTCACACAAAGAACTAATTTAGCCAACCATCTGCGTGTTCACTCTGGTGAACGAACATTCACCTGTGACATCTGCGACAAATCCTTTGCGCAAAATTCGAACCTCATAGCACATGTTCGTGTTCACACGGGTGAAAAACCGTTTTCATGCCAGGATTGTGGAAAGTGCTTCTCTCAAAAATCGAACTTGTTTACACATAtgaaatgtcaccagatcaaaagTTGA